One genomic segment of Chlamydiales bacterium STE3 includes these proteins:
- a CDS encoding Uncharacterized protein (Product derived from UniProtKB/Trembl:F8L1W3), with translation MNFNFDMVGPALALGLSAIGCAIGCGIAGMASHAAMSRTEEGHGKFIGLASAPSSQIIYGFILMLLMSQRILAGSLSPIAGIAIGLASGAAIGFSAVYQGKVCASGIEATLRQPSVFGKCFAAVGIIESFALFAFVFALLIM, from the coding sequence ATGAACTTTAACTTCGATATGGTGGGGCCAGCGTTAGCTCTTGGTCTCTCTGCAATAGGGTGTGCTATTGGATGTGGAATTGCCGGGATGGCTTCGCATGCAGCAATGAGTAGAACAGAAGAAGGACATGGAAAATTTATCGGTCTGGCTTCTGCACCTTCCTCTCAAATTATCTATGGATTCATTTTGATGTTACTGATGAGCCAAAGAATTTTGGCGGGGTCATTATCACCAATTGCGGGTATCGCTATTGGGTTAGCTAGTGGGGCAGCTATTGGTTTTTCAGCTGTTTATCAGGGCAAGGTCTGTGCTTCAGGCATTGAAGCTACCCTAAGGCAACCTTCTGTATTTGGAAAATGTTTTGCAGCGGTTGGGATTATCGAATCCTTTGCGCTGTTTGCATTTGTTTTTGCTCTTCTTATCATGTAA